A single genomic interval of Mangifera indica cultivar Alphonso chromosome 5, CATAS_Mindica_2.1, whole genome shotgun sequence harbors:
- the LOC123216310 gene encoding phosphatidylinositol N-acetylglucosaminyltransferase subunit C-like, translating into MVMNANEVKWDTIKLMQDSVSISQYLCIVVLILLAWIYMRKSILDENSLLLLDVSLLPSGFLVLILTEEMLSLKLLFHNILNISFFMVDLYGLSSIYQILTRSISSGSVWAVTISLLILHLFLHDYSGSTIKSPGALQDPTLTSCISLNALVIASMFPASHLPLRLHVLAIMLFSLLVFLFALLVTYCVKKYSWLRLFFSFTLMVATLAFVYILHWLLLVVFLGLSVFVTLVCPFWLIQIQEYKFEINGP; encoded by the coding sequence ATGGTTATGAATGCCAATGAAGTTAAATGGGACACGATAAAGTTGATGCAAGACTCAGTTTCCATTTCACAATATCTATGCATTGTTGTTCTCATTTTGTTGGCTTGGATCTACATGCGTAAATCAATTCTTGATGAAAATTCCCTTTTGCTTTTAGATGTGAGTCTTCTTCCATCAGGTTTCTTGGTTCTCATTTTAACTGAAGAAATGCTTTCTCTTAAATTGTTGTTCCATAATATTCTCAATATCTCCTTCTTTATGGTTGATCTTTATGGTTTGTCTTCTATCTACCAAATACTCACGAGGTCCATAAGCTCAGGCTCAGTATGGGCTGTGACCATCTCACTTCTCATACTCCATCTCTTCCTGCATGACTATTCTGGGTCTACCATAAAATCTCCAGGGGCTCTACAGGATCCAACTTTAACCAGTTGCATCTCTTTAAATGCCTTAGTCATAGCATCCATGTTCCCTGCCTCCCACCTTCCATTGAGGCTACATGTCTTGGCCATCATGCTATTCTCCTTGTTGGTATTCCTTTTCGCTCTGCTAGTCACATACTGTGTGAAGAAATACTCCTGGTTAcgccttttcttttcttttacctTGATGGTTGCAACCCTTGCTTTCGTATATATTCTGCACTGGTTACTTTTGGTGGTGTTCTTAGGCTTGTCGGTTTTTGTTACTTTGGTATGTCCTTTTTGGCTTATACAGATTCAAGAATACAAATTTGAGATTAATGGTCCTTGA